The following proteins are co-located in the Haloarcula marismortui ATCC 43049 genome:
- a CDS encoding TRAM domain-containing protein, giving the protein MADCPLADDCPEFTERIQGMGCTHYGDRGGAEWCNHYNQPISELKSQPVKMGEEVTVDVEDIHESGAGVGRTEDGFIIMVDGVLPPARSLVKVTNVHSNHARAEEVERLEMDEDPSESETEENDADADETDDNADDDGRRLGSRDNFWGS; this is encoded by the coding sequence ATGGCCGATTGTCCGCTCGCAGACGACTGTCCCGAATTCACCGAACGAATTCAGGGGATGGGCTGTACCCACTACGGCGACCGTGGCGGCGCCGAGTGGTGCAATCACTACAACCAGCCGATCTCGGAGCTCAAGAGCCAGCCGGTCAAGATGGGCGAGGAAGTCACTGTCGACGTTGAGGACATCCATGAGAGCGGTGCCGGTGTCGGTCGGACCGAGGACGGCTTCATCATCATGGTTGACGGCGTCCTGCCCCCGGCTCGCTCGCTGGTCAAGGTGACGAACGTTCACTCGAACCACGCCCGGGCTGAGGAAGTCGAGCGACTGGAGATGGACGAGGACCCCTCCGAGTCTGAAACCGAAGAAAACGACGCCGACGCTGACGAGACGGACGACAATGCTGATGATGACGGCCGGCGTCTCGGGAGTCGGGACAACTTCTGGGGCAGCTAG
- a CDS encoding replication protein A (Replication protein A protects and stabilize the intermediate ssDNA that is generated by the unwinding action of a DNA helicase at the replication fork. In addition, SSBs prevent the formation of secondary structures by single-stranded template DNA.), translating to MTESDLRTHATEIHEQFSDQLEIDVDDVIERLDTLVNDYQVPISEARRSVVNTYLDEAGMDRDQLGGGDGGGNEQVNVADVDAPEEWVDVRATVVELWEPRADAVAQVGLLGDETGTIKFTKWSKSDLPSLEEGKSYALRNVVTDEYQGRFSVKLNRTTTIEELDEAIEVGDDSVEADGALVDIQSGSGLIKRCPEDDCTRVLQNGRCSEHGEVEGEFDLRIKGVLDDGEEVTEVIFDEDATEELTGIALEEAKEMAMDALDTTVVADEMRQKILGRYYRVRGPTFGRYLLADEQERLTGAVDADEILIKARSI from the coding sequence ATGACTGAGTCAGATCTGCGTACCCACGCGACAGAGATACACGAGCAGTTTTCCGACCAGCTAGAGATCGACGTCGACGACGTTATCGAACGTCTCGATACGCTGGTGAACGATTATCAGGTCCCCATCAGTGAGGCCCGCCGGAGTGTCGTCAACACGTACCTTGACGAGGCTGGCATGGACCGCGACCAGCTAGGTGGCGGCGATGGCGGCGGCAACGAGCAGGTGAACGTCGCTGATGTCGACGCCCCCGAGGAGTGGGTCGATGTCCGCGCGACGGTCGTCGAACTCTGGGAGCCACGCGCCGACGCCGTTGCGCAGGTCGGCCTGCTGGGCGATGAAACGGGCACGATCAAGTTCACGAAGTGGTCGAAGTCCGACCTTCCGTCGCTCGAAGAAGGCAAGTCCTACGCCCTGCGCAACGTCGTTACCGACGAGTACCAGGGTCGCTTTTCGGTGAAGCTCAACCGGACGACCACTATCGAGGAACTTGACGAGGCAATTGAGGTCGGCGACGACAGCGTCGAGGCCGACGGCGCACTGGTTGACATCCAGTCGGGCTCCGGGCTCATCAAGCGCTGTCCGGAGGACGACTGCACGCGCGTCCTCCAGAACGGCCGCTGTAGCGAACACGGCGAGGTTGAAGGCGAGTTCGACCTCCGAATCAAGGGCGTCCTCGACGACGGCGAGGAGGTCACCGAGGTCATCTTCGACGAGGACGCGACCGAGGAGTTGACCGGCATCGCCCTCGAAGAGGCGAAGGAGATGGCGATGGACGCGCTCGACACCACCGTCGTCGCCGACGAGATGCGACAGAAAATCCTCGGCCGGTATTACCGCGTCCGCGGTCCGACGTTTGGCCGCTACTTGCTCGCCGACGAGCAGGAGCGACTGACCGGGGCCGTGGATGCAGACGAGATTCTCATCAAAGCGAGGTCGATCTAA
- a CDS encoding DUF7091 family protein, translating to MADDDRLARFIRDTLRSAEQQLSDAKKAYKNGKRSAEAGLPRDEEGRARIVCRRHAEYRAVSMDEQRRPVCYDAESPDCQGCVEDIRDGTIETW from the coding sequence ATGGCCGACGACGACCGACTCGCACGGTTCATCCGAGATACCTTGCGGTCGGCCGAGCAGCAACTCTCCGATGCGAAGAAGGCCTACAAGAACGGCAAGCGGTCGGCAGAAGCCGGCCTGCCCAGAGATGAGGAAGGACGGGCCCGAATCGTCTGTCGCCGCCACGCCGAGTACCGCGCGGTGTCGATGGACGAGCAACGGCGGCCAGTGTGCTACGACGCAGAGAGTCCGGACTGTCAGGGCTGTGTCGAAGACATCAGGGACGGGACGATAGAAACGTGGTAA
- a CDS encoding mannose-1-phosphate guanylyltransferase, producing the protein MERPIVALVLAGGTGTRLYPASRSDRPKQFLSFGEDESLLAETVSRVGFADETYVLTRDSFADGVREHVPNVAVLTEPEPKDTGPALAYAAHRIREQVGDCVLLCLPSDHRISGPFETVARTATRVAVETEGLVTVGIEPDRPATGYGYIKPGPSENGFAPVETFHEKPDRETATEYVREGFYWNAGLFAWAPTALLSAAASSPLAPMVERLDDGDHDDAFAAVDPVSIDYAVLEDAENAFVVPAALDWDDLGSWDAFERVLDGQDGNAVLGEAVSIDADGNVLASDGHISAVGVEDLVVASFDDRTLVVPKEEAQRVREVVGELRDDGRF; encoded by the coding sequence ATGGAGCGACCAATCGTCGCGCTCGTTCTGGCCGGCGGCACCGGCACGCGCCTGTATCCGGCGAGTCGGAGCGACCGCCCCAAACAGTTTCTCTCCTTCGGGGAAGACGAATCACTACTCGCCGAGACTGTCAGTCGGGTCGGGTTCGCCGACGAGACCTACGTGCTGACTCGGGACTCGTTCGCCGACGGGGTCCGGGAGCACGTCCCGAATGTAGCAGTGTTGACAGAACCGGAACCGAAAGACACCGGGCCGGCACTGGCGTATGCGGCCCACCGCATCCGCGAGCAGGTCGGCGACTGTGTTCTGCTGTGTCTGCCAAGCGACCACCGGATTTCGGGGCCGTTCGAGACGGTCGCACGGACGGCCACGCGGGTCGCAGTGGAAACCGAGGGGCTCGTCACCGTCGGTATCGAACCGGACCGGCCGGCGACCGGCTACGGCTACATCAAGCCCGGACCGTCCGAGAACGGCTTCGCGCCGGTCGAAACGTTCCACGAGAAACCCGACCGGGAGACCGCGACGGAGTACGTCCGGGAGGGATTCTACTGGAACGCTGGCCTGTTCGCGTGGGCGCCGACGGCTCTCCTGTCCGCCGCAGCGTCCTCGCCGCTTGCACCCATGGTCGAGCGACTCGACGACGGGGACCACGACGACGCCTTTGCCGCTGTTGACCCAGTGAGCATCGATTACGCTGTGCTCGAAGACGCGGAAAACGCCTTTGTCGTTCCGGCGGCGCTTGACTGGGACGACCTGGGGTCGTGGGATGCCTTCGAGCGCGTCCTCGACGGCCAAGACGGAAACGCGGTGCTGGGTGAGGCAGTTAGTATAGACGCCGACGGGAACGTGCTGGCGAGCGACGGCCACATCAGCGCCGTCGGCGTCGAAGACCTCGTCGTGGCGTCATTCGACGACCGGACGCTCGTGGTCCCGAAAGAGGAGGCCCAGCGGGTCCGAGAGGTGGTCGGGGAACTGCGCGACGACGGGCGGTTCTGA
- a CDS encoding RPA family protein, giving the protein MASTPTREVARRVFAREFNDASYTFKESDDDRAPVYVLLPTGQRANRVFLVGTLTETEDVGEDSEYWQGRVVDPNGDTFFMYAGQYQPDAASMLRELEPPAYVAVVGKPRTYETDEGEVNVSIRPESISKVDEATRDRWVVETAERTLDRVKRYKEADMEDPATDEYISMADEEYDQLSIENYRQSVVGALESLQDEQAEASAD; this is encoded by the coding sequence ATGGCGAGTACACCCACCCGCGAGGTCGCACGGCGCGTCTTCGCACGCGAGTTCAACGACGCAAGCTACACGTTCAAGGAATCCGACGACGACCGCGCGCCGGTGTACGTCCTCTTGCCGACCGGCCAGCGCGCCAACCGCGTGTTCCTGGTCGGCACCCTCACCGAGACCGAGGATGTCGGCGAGGACAGCGAGTACTGGCAGGGACGAGTCGTCGACCCCAACGGCGACACGTTCTTCATGTACGCCGGGCAGTACCAGCCCGACGCGGCGTCGATGCTGCGCGAACTGGAGCCGCCGGCCTACGTCGCTGTCGTCGGCAAGCCACGCACCTACGAGACCGACGAGGGCGAAGTGAACGTCTCGATTCGCCCCGAGTCCATTTCGAAGGTCGACGAAGCGACGCGGGACCGCTGGGTCGTCGAAACGGCCGAGCGAACGCTTGACCGGGTCAAGCGGTACAAGGAAGCCGACATGGAGGACCCGGCCACTGACGAGTATATCTCGATGGCTGACGAGGAATACGACCAACTGTCAATCGAGAACTATCGGCAGTCGGTCGTCGGCGCGCTGGAGAGTCTGCAGGACGAGCAGGCCGAAGCCAGCGCGGACTGA
- a CDS encoding SDR family oxidoreductase — MDLELDGNAALCTAATSGLGLASAEALAADGANVAVCGRTPEHVDEARNRLEAVGDGDVLAVEADITDPDQIEALVEETVDSFGGLDHVVTSAGGPAPGPFMETTEREWYSAYDLLVMSVVWTTRAAYPHLRDSDAGTIVNITSRSVREAIDDLVLSNAVRRAVIGLMKTQANEFAPEVRVNAVLPGAHETPRIEELVEAAVERGEYDSYEEGIKSWADAPLQRVGRPEELGDVVAFLSSPRSSYVTGTALPVDGGAMQS; from the coding sequence ATGGACCTCGAACTCGATGGCAACGCAGCGCTGTGTACCGCCGCAACGAGCGGACTCGGACTTGCGAGCGCCGAAGCCCTCGCTGCGGACGGTGCCAACGTAGCGGTCTGTGGCCGGACGCCGGAACACGTCGACGAGGCACGGAACCGGCTCGAAGCGGTCGGCGACGGCGACGTACTGGCCGTCGAGGCCGATATTACTGACCCCGACCAGATCGAGGCACTCGTCGAGGAAACTGTCGACAGCTTCGGCGGCCTCGACCACGTCGTCACCAGCGCTGGCGGTCCGGCCCCCGGACCGTTCATGGAGACGACCGAGCGAGAGTGGTACAGCGCCTACGACCTGCTCGTGATGAGTGTCGTCTGGACCACCCGGGCCGCCTACCCACACCTCAGGGACTCCGATGCCGGCACCATCGTCAATATCACCTCCCGTTCTGTCCGGGAAGCCATTGACGACCTGGTGCTCTCGAACGCTGTCCGCCGCGCTGTTATCGGCCTGATGAAGACACAGGCTAACGAGTTTGCGCCGGAAGTCCGCGTCAACGCCGTCCTCCCCGGCGCACACGAGACACCACGTATCGAGGAACTCGTCGAAGCAGCCGTCGAGCGTGGCGAGTACGACTCCTACGAAGAGGGCATCAAATCTTGGGCCGATGCCCCGCTGCAGCGTGTCGGCCGACCGGAAGAGCTTGGGGATGTCGTCGCCTTCCTCTCCTCGCCCCGGTCCTCATACGTCACTGGAACGGCCCTGCCCGTCGACGGCGGGGCGATGCAGAGCTAA
- a CDS encoding VOC family protein, giving the protein MATDIDATGHHFGIIVSNLDRAVEFYRDVLGLDVVTRFSVGDEAFGAAVDIEGASAELVHLDAGNVRLELATYEPEGEEMPDPDLNRPGATHPGLEVDDLDAVADRLPDDVETLSGPQTTESGTTIMFVVDPEGNRIELLEP; this is encoded by the coding sequence ATGGCGACAGACATCGACGCAACTGGCCACCACTTCGGTATCATCGTCAGCAATCTGGACCGCGCGGTCGAGTTCTACCGGGACGTGCTGGGGCTTGACGTAGTGACTCGCTTTTCCGTCGGTGACGAGGCGTTTGGAGCCGCTGTCGACATTGAGGGAGCCAGCGCCGAACTGGTCCACCTCGACGCCGGCAACGTGCGTCTGGAACTGGCGACCTACGAACCCGAGGGCGAGGAAATGCCCGACCCCGACCTCAATCGCCCGGGGGCGACCCATCCCGGTCTGGAAGTCGACGACCTCGACGCCGTCGCCGACCGCTTGCCCGACGACGTTGAGACGCTCAGCGGCCCGCAAACGACCGAAAGCGGGACGACTATCATGTTCGTCGTCGACCCAGAGGGGAACCGAATCGAGCTACTGGAGCCGTAG